The Propionibacterium freudenreichii subsp. freudenreichii genome contains a region encoding:
- a CDS encoding L,D-transpeptidase, whose amino-acid sequence MPRRLHPTSRFSRRGALAAVAVGAGAVGLAACSKARPGSTGASASSKGPATPTLSLTAPHGLDAVLPQDALTVAVNDGTLKSIVVADSNGNAYSGQLNGSTWTCDRAFWPAANYNVTVEATDAKDGPHTLTASFTTAKVETIVYSPVYVQQGLGVGMPVYIQFNSPITDKAIRADIERHATVTTSPVQEGSWGWVENRILMWRPKTYWQAGSTAKVSLAFAGLVVGDGLYLADDTNYSISFGEAHVLRCNNSSQYMGVYQNDNLVKNLPVSTGTAAHPTLSGTKVIMEKLTSMIMDSSTYGVPATSAEGYKLKVDSCQRVTWSGEFIHAAPWSVAQQGNTPSSHGCVNVSPTEAAWLMSFTQVGDPVEFTGGGPSFQPGDGVGCWVYDWDSWQQRSALV is encoded by the coding sequence ATGCCACGTCGCCTTCACCCCACCAGCCGGTTCAGCCGGCGAGGGGCACTTGCCGCCGTCGCGGTGGGTGCTGGCGCAGTAGGGCTGGCCGCCTGTTCCAAGGCGCGCCCCGGCTCAACCGGCGCATCGGCATCGAGCAAGGGGCCCGCCACCCCCACCCTGTCGCTGACCGCCCCGCACGGCCTCGACGCCGTGCTGCCGCAGGACGCGCTCACCGTGGCCGTCAATGACGGCACCCTGAAGTCCATCGTGGTGGCCGACAGCAATGGCAACGCCTACAGCGGCCAGCTCAACGGCAGCACCTGGACCTGCGACCGCGCCTTCTGGCCGGCAGCGAACTACAACGTGACCGTCGAGGCCACCGACGCCAAGGACGGCCCGCACACGCTCACCGCGTCGTTCACCACCGCGAAGGTCGAGACCATCGTCTATTCGCCGGTGTACGTGCAGCAGGGCCTGGGCGTGGGCATGCCGGTGTACATCCAGTTCAACAGCCCGATCACCGACAAGGCGATCCGCGCCGACATCGAGCGTCACGCCACCGTCACCACGTCACCGGTGCAGGAGGGTTCGTGGGGTTGGGTGGAGAACCGCATCCTCATGTGGCGTCCCAAGACCTATTGGCAGGCCGGCAGCACCGCGAAGGTGTCACTGGCGTTCGCCGGACTCGTGGTGGGTGACGGCCTCTACCTTGCCGACGACACGAACTACTCGATCAGCTTCGGCGAGGCCCACGTGCTGCGTTGCAACAACTCGAGCCAGTACATGGGCGTCTACCAGAACGACAACCTGGTGAAGAACCTGCCGGTGAGCACCGGCACCGCGGCACATCCGACGCTGTCGGGCACCAAGGTGATCATGGAGAAGCTCACCTCGATGATCATGGATTCGTCCACCTACGGCGTGCCGGCCACCAGTGCCGAGGGCTACAAGCTCAAGGTCGACAGCTGCCAGCGGGTCACGTGGAGCGGCGAGTTCATCCATGCCGCGCCCTGGTCGGTGGCCCAGCAGGGCAATACGCCCTCCAGCCACGGCTGCGTCAACGTGAGTCCCACCGAGGCGGCCTGGCTGATGAGCTTCACCCAGGTGGGCGACCCGGTGGAGTTCACCGGCGGCGGCCCCTCGTTCCAGCCCGGCGACGGAGTCGGCTGCTGGGTCTACGACTGGGATTCCTGGCAGCAGCGCAGCGCCCTGGTCTGA
- a CDS encoding acylphosphatase, translating into MSRGVENLRAVRLVASGRVQGVGFRWQARQQARALGIDGWVKNRGDGRVEMVAQGERTAVGRFIAWARSGPGYGYVEHLEVTDEPVRGMTGFDVR; encoded by the coding sequence ATGTCAAGGGGTGTGGAAAACCTGCGTGCGGTGCGGCTTGTGGCGTCCGGACGCGTGCAGGGCGTCGGCTTCCGGTGGCAGGCCCGTCAGCAGGCCCGCGCGCTGGGTATCGACGGCTGGGTGAAGAACCGCGGCGACGGGCGTGTCGAGATGGTGGCCCAGGGCGAGCGCACAGCCGTCGGACGGTTCATCGCCTGGGCGCGCAGCGGCCCCGGTTACGGATACGTGGAGCACCTCGAGGTCACCGACGAGCCCGTCCGGGGCATGACCGGCTTCGACGTCCGCTGA
- a CDS encoding IMPACT family protein, with the protein MSQSVEPASSGDRFVTLRAPMRNEQEIKRSRFIACLYPVSSSQQAREHIAELRKEFYDARHRPSAFVLGAGHTEARTSDDGEPAGTAGAPMLQALVAHHTAPGRRDLSDVLAVVVRYFGGIKLGAGGLTRAYGGAVSEALTRASFVVRQRMQLVDVHLPLAEAGAIEAALRNSSLHVVATRWTSTEGIVQVAHVPGEDELTREAVAALTGGLARLIDAGSEWTTRAL; encoded by the coding sequence ATGTCGCAGTCGGTGGAGCCCGCGTCGTCGGGCGACCGCTTCGTGACGCTGCGCGCACCGATGCGCAATGAACAGGAGATCAAGCGGTCCCGGTTCATTGCCTGCCTGTATCCGGTGTCCAGTTCGCAGCAGGCCCGCGAGCACATCGCCGAGCTGCGCAAGGAGTTCTACGACGCACGGCACCGCCCGAGCGCCTTCGTGCTCGGCGCCGGGCACACCGAGGCGCGCACCAGCGACGACGGGGAACCGGCCGGCACCGCGGGCGCACCGATGCTGCAGGCGCTCGTGGCCCACCACACGGCACCGGGACGGCGGGACCTGTCGGACGTGCTCGCAGTGGTGGTGCGCTATTTCGGCGGCATCAAATTGGGCGCCGGCGGCCTGACAAGGGCATATGGCGGCGCGGTGAGTGAGGCACTGACGCGGGCCAGCTTCGTGGTGCGCCAGCGCATGCAGCTGGTTGACGTGCACCTGCCGCTGGCCGAGGCCGGCGCCATCGAGGCGGCCCTGCGCAACTCGTCGCTGCACGTGGTGGCGACGCGCTGGACGTCCACCGAGGGCATCGTGCAGGTGGCACACGTCCCCGGCGAGGACGAGCTGACCCGCGAGGCGGTCGCGGCGTTGACCGGCGGCCTGGCACGCCTCATCGACGCCGGCAGTGAGTGGACCACCCGCGCGTTGTGA
- a CDS encoding nitroreductase family protein, protein MADITPLLADRWSPHAFDKTHVISEDQVQLLLEAARWAPSAMNRQPWSFVVGVRDDDVFARLRPAIEGFSDWALDASAIILGAYQNAGSEPDYALYDLGQSMAHLTVQAEALGLHVRQFATFDRPMAGRAFNIAAPWEPIIMAAVGLPAPGQKPEGRARKPLSELTAWQ, encoded by the coding sequence ATGGCAGACATCACCCCACTGTTGGCAGACCGCTGGAGCCCCCACGCATTCGACAAGACCCACGTGATCTCCGAGGACCAGGTGCAACTGTTGCTCGAGGCGGCCCGCTGGGCGCCGTCGGCAATGAACCGCCAGCCCTGGTCGTTCGTGGTCGGCGTGCGCGACGACGACGTCTTCGCCCGCCTGCGCCCCGCCATCGAGGGCTTCTCCGACTGGGCGCTGGACGCGTCGGCAATCATCCTCGGCGCCTATCAGAACGCCGGAAGTGAGCCTGACTACGCCCTTTACGACCTCGGGCAGTCGATGGCCCACCTGACCGTGCAGGCCGAGGCACTGGGCCTGCACGTGCGCCAGTTCGCCACCTTCGACCGCCCCATGGCCGGACGCGCCTTCAACATCGCCGCGCCGTGGGAGCCGATCATCATGGCTGCGGTGGGCCTGCCGGCACCCGGCCAGAAGCCCGAGGGGCGCGCCCGCAAGCCGCTCAGCGAGCTGACCGCCTGGCAGTGA
- a CDS encoding glycosyltransferase family 39 protein, producing the protein MGTFPQEDELPPSGTTRRTRDASSADLVANGSATTDPSPAPRHRIRRRLIPLDGHGDIRLGVLAALLCMIGSWYVSTWLDESATAHIISYPPAQMNGLFTWTDLVYAPYYYLMHYWTALVGINPFTLRLPSVLAVGVGTAAMAATGRVLVARRGQLLYAACFALLPRVMAMGIEARPYALAAMFVACAVWLVVLIGRRPTAWRVIGLTAAMALAVYAQMYAVLPVIGLTLVGLLTIRTRHRWLVAAAAVAAGTLCLPFGVAAVGQLRQVGWIADLSHDWFDHALVESWAASRTNVNVTATDLVPHVIAVTMAVLAALLVVLALVSRFSGTAAERAGRRPGVARMLWAMVPIVLTVVVLWTYSLLATDVLLARYFTAAAPFYAVVLAEATMALRWRWARVVPVLLLVGALALAGFQRRPYAKVTWEDYSLLATVMRTEAQPGDGLLTERNPQPNENYQVALACDPDAFTHVINLAQPNKPPLDGPFRRDPPRIRLVTYPQLPQRIWLAVPFGQWSEYGQQLEHLGYQPTLTERGPQGDPGGHAITLWQRR; encoded by the coding sequence GTGGGCACGTTCCCACAGGAGGACGAACTCCCCCCATCGGGCACGACCCGCAGGACGCGCGATGCGTCGTCAGCGGACCTCGTGGCCAATGGTTCCGCAACCACTGACCCCTCACCGGCCCCTCGCCACCGCATCCGGCGTCGGCTGATCCCGCTCGACGGGCACGGCGACATCCGGTTGGGCGTCCTCGCCGCACTGCTGTGCATGATCGGCTCGTGGTACGTGTCGACGTGGCTCGACGAGTCGGCCACCGCGCACATCATCAGCTATCCCCCCGCGCAGATGAATGGGCTGTTCACCTGGACCGACCTTGTGTACGCGCCCTACTACTACCTGATGCACTACTGGACGGCGCTGGTGGGCATCAATCCGTTCACCCTGCGCCTGCCCAGCGTGCTGGCGGTCGGCGTCGGCACGGCCGCCATGGCCGCCACTGGCCGGGTGCTGGTGGCACGTCGTGGCCAGCTGCTCTATGCCGCCTGCTTCGCGCTGCTTCCCCGCGTCATGGCGATGGGCATCGAGGCGCGTCCCTATGCACTCGCCGCGATGTTCGTGGCCTGTGCGGTGTGGTTGGTGGTGCTCATCGGGCGACGTCCGACGGCATGGCGCGTCATCGGCCTGACCGCGGCGATGGCGCTTGCGGTGTACGCACAGATGTATGCGGTGTTGCCGGTGATCGGGCTCACGCTTGTTGGCCTGCTGACGATCCGGACGCGGCACCGCTGGCTCGTGGCGGCGGCCGCCGTGGCAGCCGGCACGCTCTGCCTGCCCTTCGGGGTGGCCGCCGTGGGCCAGTTGAGGCAGGTGGGGTGGATCGCCGACCTGTCCCACGACTGGTTCGACCATGCGCTCGTGGAGTCGTGGGCGGCGTCGCGCACGAACGTGAACGTGACGGCCACCGACCTGGTGCCGCACGTGATCGCGGTGACGATGGCCGTGCTGGCGGCCCTGCTGGTGGTGTTGGCCCTGGTGAGCCGCTTCAGCGGCACCGCCGCCGAGCGGGCCGGCCGCCGCCCCGGCGTGGCCCGGATGCTGTGGGCGATGGTGCCGATCGTGCTCACCGTGGTGGTGTTGTGGACCTATTCGCTGCTGGCCACCGACGTGCTGCTGGCGCGCTATTTCACGGCCGCCGCGCCGTTCTATGCCGTGGTGTTGGCCGAGGCGACCATGGCATTGCGCTGGAGGTGGGCGCGCGTCGTGCCGGTGTTGTTGCTGGTGGGTGCGCTGGCGCTGGCCGGATTCCAGCGCCGCCCCTACGCGAAGGTCACCTGGGAGGACTATTCGCTGCTCGCGACGGTGATGCGCACCGAGGCCCAGCCCGGTGATGGACTGCTCACCGAACGCAATCCGCAGCCCAACGAGAACTACCAGGTGGCGCTTGCCTGCGATCCGGACGCCTTCACCCACGTGATCAACCTCGCCCAGCCCAACAAGCCGCCGCTGGACGGACCCTTCCGCAGGGATCCGCCGCGCATCCGGCTGGTCACCTATCCCCAGCTGCCGCAGCGCATCTGGCTGGCGGTGCCGTTCGGTCAGTGGAGCGAATACGGCCAGCAGCTGGAGCACCTGGGCTACCAGCCGACGCTCACCGAGCGCGGCCCGCAGGGCGATCCGGGTGGCCATGCCATCACGCTGTGGCAACGGCGGTGA
- a CDS encoding glycosyltransferase family protein codes for MSQPGHEVELADDAHHSPRPRSTTGSLRRELVAIGLVAALVALIGLTPLLTNSHFYWYDDSAGGAYGQWFELGRQISHGHWPLLNPSAWMAGNYTVEQFGLLNPVVIVIGLITQLVSNAAVMATGVKLFFMMVGGAGVYALARQFGARRCLSVMAGVAAPLGGFTLFLDATSWVTNLEVWAYFPWVLWGLWRFIVQKKSYWPAFAAGYLTITVAYVQGTVMVVFAFVAFLIWCAIRRTASRALRTVLAGLPMGLLTLALYLPAAPMPAPNTAVRRSLRRRCGTRCWCSPACRRACSSARRCRRACAPPGRRLRHEVGASTRSPRQRQACWWRARSGRR; via the coding sequence ATGAGCCAGCCGGGCCATGAGGTCGAGCTGGCCGACGACGCCCACCACTCACCCCGGCCCCGCTCGACGACGGGCTCCCTGCGTCGCGAGCTCGTGGCGATCGGACTGGTGGCCGCGCTGGTGGCACTCATCGGACTCACCCCGCTGCTGACCAACAGCCACTTCTACTGGTACGACGACTCGGCCGGTGGCGCCTACGGGCAATGGTTCGAGCTCGGCCGTCAGATCTCGCACGGGCATTGGCCACTGCTCAACCCGAGCGCGTGGATGGCGGGCAACTACACCGTGGAACAGTTCGGGCTGCTCAACCCGGTGGTGATCGTGATCGGCCTGATCACCCAGCTGGTGTCGAATGCGGCCGTGATGGCCACCGGCGTCAAGCTGTTCTTCATGATGGTCGGCGGCGCGGGCGTCTATGCCCTGGCCCGGCAATTCGGTGCTCGGCGCTGCTTGTCCGTGATGGCAGGGGTGGCGGCACCGCTTGGCGGTTTCACGCTGTTCCTGGATGCCACGTCGTGGGTGACGAACCTGGAGGTCTGGGCCTATTTCCCGTGGGTGTTGTGGGGCCTGTGGCGCTTCATCGTGCAGAAGAAGTCATATTGGCCCGCCTTCGCGGCCGGCTACCTGACCATCACCGTGGCCTATGTGCAGGGCACGGTGATGGTGGTGTTCGCCTTCGTTGCCTTCCTCATCTGGTGTGCCATCCGGCGGACGGCGTCCCGGGCACTGCGCACCGTGCTGGCAGGGCTGCCGATGGGCCTGCTGACCCTGGCCCTGTACCTGCCGGCGGCGCCTATGCCAGCGCCGAACACGGCCGTCAGACGATCTTTGCGGCGTCGGTGTGGAACGCGGTGCTGGTGCTCACCTGCCTGTCGGCGGGCCTGCTCGTCGGCACGGCGGTGCAGGCGCGCCTGCGCGCCCCCGGGCAGACGGCTGCGCCACGAGGTCGGCGCGTCGACCCGCTCACCGCGGCAGCGGCAGGCCTGTTGGTGGCGGGCACGCTCGGGCAGGCGCTGA
- a CDS encoding DUF6541 family protein, giving the protein MSWLGFCALVAASVVLLVLPGGIVNRCAKLSWKVSLALAPGVSTAIIAASAIVANKVGLGWNLLPPALLTVVCALGCLAVRWLAHRLVDARTGHAPHADGAPGPRRVAASAASASASPSSAASPGSPEVTGSATRGAPRPLATGWWLGAGALGMVLTCWHIITILGRPDNFSQSFDNVFHLSAIRWILDNSNGSSLAITMTTGDNPAAFYPLAWHDVATLALKMVHSTDVVAANNAMVVAVPAVVWVLGCFYLLHVLGRVNAPALVAAGLMVGAFPAFPYLPASWGVLYPNMFGIALIPATIALAYQALGLGEHRTPLRSALPVGLLAMFGMAIAHPNTIALFCVVLIPMLATWLTRILRARDSDQPRWQRRGAIGLTALAALVIIAIWAKIRPPEDAAVWNAIIGPRRALWQALTMTPSTATITVLPISVLVVVGAVVVIVTRRQIWLLAAHGLLIFLWMAVSCFPSGWLRNALVGIWYNDPSRLAAALPLTALPLAVIGCSAMARWLVGWLTARRQLTAPTTPIVATVTLLLAVVLVPATLLAPTLRTTLRDAADSYRITWNGNVVDTDEYALLKRLPELVPADETVATVPYNGSSMAYALENVKTTTTHILYTPSRDVYTINQNLRFAEFNPEVCHALSDLNVHYALDFGWYEVNRSNYAQYAPGFARLYEAPGFVPVANNGHAVLYRIEACR; this is encoded by the coding sequence ATGAGCTGGCTCGGCTTCTGTGCACTCGTCGCAGCCTCAGTGGTGCTGCTGGTGCTGCCCGGCGGCATCGTGAACCGTTGCGCGAAACTGTCGTGGAAGGTCTCCCTGGCGCTCGCGCCGGGCGTGTCCACCGCCATCATCGCCGCGTCGGCCATCGTCGCCAACAAGGTGGGCCTGGGCTGGAACCTGCTGCCGCCGGCACTGCTGACGGTGGTGTGTGCGCTCGGCTGCCTGGCGGTGCGTTGGCTGGCACATCGCCTCGTGGACGCACGCACGGGCCATGCCCCGCACGCCGACGGCGCACCGGGCCCGCGGCGCGTCGCGGCGTCCGCCGCATCCGCATCCGCGTCGCCTAGTTCTGCGGCGTCGCCCGGCTCCCCCGAGGTGACCGGGTCCGCCACGCGGGGTGCCCCCCGACCCCTGGCCACCGGGTGGTGGCTCGGCGCCGGCGCACTGGGCATGGTGCTCACCTGCTGGCACATCATCACCATCCTGGGCCGCCCCGACAACTTCTCGCAGTCGTTCGACAATGTGTTCCACCTCAGCGCGATCCGCTGGATCCTGGACAACTCGAATGGCTCGTCGCTGGCCATCACGATGACCACGGGCGACAATCCCGCGGCGTTCTATCCGCTGGCCTGGCACGACGTGGCCACCCTCGCACTCAAGATGGTGCACTCCACCGACGTGGTGGCCGCCAACAACGCCATGGTGGTGGCCGTGCCCGCCGTCGTCTGGGTCCTCGGCTGCTTCTACCTGCTGCACGTGCTGGGACGCGTCAATGCGCCGGCACTCGTTGCCGCCGGCCTGATGGTGGGCGCCTTCCCGGCGTTCCCCTACCTGCCCGCGTCGTGGGGCGTGCTCTACCCGAACATGTTCGGCATCGCCCTGATCCCGGCAACCATCGCCCTGGCCTACCAGGCCCTCGGGCTCGGTGAGCATCGCACGCCGCTGCGCTCCGCGCTTCCCGTGGGACTGCTGGCGATGTTCGGCATGGCGATCGCCCACCCCAATACGATCGCGCTGTTCTGCGTGGTGCTCATCCCGATGCTGGCCACTTGGCTCACCCGCATTCTGCGTGCCCGCGATTCCGACCAGCCGCGTTGGCAACGTCGCGGGGCCATCGGCCTGACGGCACTCGCGGCGCTGGTGATCATCGCCATCTGGGCAAAGATCCGCCCACCCGAGGATGCGGCCGTCTGGAACGCCATCATCGGACCCCGCCGCGCACTATGGCAGGCCCTGACCATGACGCCCAGCACCGCAACGATCACCGTGCTGCCCATCTCGGTGCTGGTGGTGGTCGGCGCCGTGGTGGTGATCGTCACCCGCCGGCAGATCTGGCTGCTCGCAGCCCATGGGTTGCTGATCTTCCTGTGGATGGCGGTGTCATGCTTCCCCAGCGGGTGGCTCCGCAACGCCCTGGTGGGCATCTGGTACAACGATCCCAGTCGCCTGGCCGCAGCCCTGCCCCTCACCGCGCTACCGCTGGCCGTCATCGGCTGCTCAGCGATGGCGCGGTGGCTCGTCGGCTGGCTCACCGCCCGCCGCCAGCTCACCGCCCCGACCACCCCGATCGTGGCGACGGTGACGCTGCTGCTGGCCGTGGTGCTCGTGCCCGCCACCCTGCTGGCGCCGACGCTGCGCACCACCCTGCGCGACGCCGCGGACAGCTACCGCATCACCTGGAACGGCAACGTGGTGGACACCGACGAATATGCGCTGCTCAAGCGCCTGCCCGAGCTGGTGCCGGCCGACGAGACGGTGGCCACCGTGCCGTACAACGGGAGCTCCATGGCATATGCACTGGAGAATGTGAAGACCACCACCACCCATATTCTCTACACGCCGAGTCGCGATGTCTACACCATCAATCAGAATCTCCGCTTCGCGGAATTCAACCCGGAAGTCTGTCACGCATTGAGCGACCTCAATGTGCATTATGCGCTCGACTTCGGGTGGTATGAGGTGAACAGGTCGAACTATGCCCAGTACGCCCCGGGATTCGCCCGCCTCTATGAGGCGCCCGGCTTCGTGCCGGTGGCCAACAACGGCCACGCGGTGCTCTACCGGATCGAGGCCTGCCGATGA
- the rfbA gene encoding glucose-1-phosphate thymidylyltransferase RfbA: MKGIILAGGTGSRLHPITMGTSKQLVPVYDKPMVYYPLSTLMFAGIRDVLVITTPEDADSFHRLLGDGSGFGINLTYAVQDAPKGLAQAFTIGADFIGGDKVALVLGDNIFYGPGLGTRLARNTDVEGAAIFGYWVADPQAYGVVEVNALGMAVSIEEKPAEPRSHLAVPGLYFYDNDVVGFARNLAPSPRGELEITDINRIYMAANRLHVEVLPRGTAWLDTGTFDSLNDASDFVRTIQARQGLQVGCPEEIAWRQGWLSDDDLLERARLLAKSGYGDYLAQLVAIGH, from the coding sequence ATGAAGGGCATCATTCTGGCGGGCGGCACGGGAAGCCGATTGCACCCGATCACCATGGGCACCAGCAAGCAATTGGTGCCGGTGTATGACAAGCCGATGGTGTACTACCCGCTGTCGACGCTGATGTTCGCTGGCATCCGCGACGTGCTGGTGATCACCACCCCCGAGGACGCCGATTCCTTCCACCGACTGCTCGGTGACGGCTCGGGCTTCGGCATCAACCTCACCTACGCGGTGCAGGACGCCCCCAAGGGCCTGGCGCAGGCATTCACCATCGGCGCCGACTTCATCGGTGGCGACAAGGTGGCCCTGGTGTTGGGCGACAACATCTTCTACGGCCCCGGGCTGGGCACGCGCCTGGCCCGCAACACCGACGTCGAGGGCGCGGCGATCTTCGGCTACTGGGTGGCCGATCCGCAGGCCTACGGCGTGGTGGAGGTGAACGCCCTGGGCATGGCCGTCTCGATCGAGGAGAAGCCCGCCGAGCCGCGTTCGCACCTGGCCGTGCCGGGCCTCTACTTCTATGACAATGACGTGGTCGGCTTCGCCCGCAACCTGGCCCCCAGCCCCCGCGGCGAGCTCGAGATCACCGACATCAACCGCATCTACATGGCGGCCAACCGCCTGCACGTCGAGGTGTTGCCGCGTGGCACCGCCTGGCTCGACACCGGCACCTTCGACTCGCTGAACGACGCGTCCGACTTCGTGCGCACCATCCAGGCCCGCCAGGGACTGCAGGTGGGATGCCCCGAGGAGATCGCCTGGCGCCAGGGTTGGCTGTCCGACGACGACCTGCTGGAGCGCGCCCGGCTGCTCGCGAAGTCGGGCTACGGCGATTACCTGGCCCAGCTCGTGGCAATCGGCCATTGA
- a CDS encoding glycosyltransferase family 2 protein, with product MTRTLIIMPAWNEDEVIGDTIRELRSVLPDIDLLVVNDGSTDATVSVAEAAGALVLNLPYNMGVGGAMRAGYKYARRFDYDQAIQVDSDGQHDPRDVRTVLAGLKQANISIGARFAGRGEYTVRGPRAWAMRFLAGIVSRLAHYKLTDITSGFRAADRLAIEQYCRHFPVEYLGDTIDSLVVAIRSGLTVCQVPVEMRPRQAGTPSHNPLKAALYLSRAVVSLFIAMTRRPVKHDPSLRAAHGEEAAL from the coding sequence ATGACCAGAACGCTGATCATCATGCCTGCCTGGAACGAGGACGAGGTCATCGGCGACACGATCAGGGAGCTGCGCTCGGTGCTGCCCGACATCGACCTGCTCGTGGTCAACGACGGCTCCACCGATGCCACCGTGAGCGTGGCCGAGGCGGCGGGCGCGCTGGTGCTCAACCTGCCCTACAACATGGGTGTGGGCGGCGCGATGCGGGCCGGCTACAAGTACGCGCGCCGCTTCGACTACGACCAGGCCATCCAGGTGGACTCCGACGGCCAGCATGATCCGCGCGATGTACGCACGGTGTTGGCGGGCCTCAAGCAGGCCAACATCAGCATCGGGGCGCGTTTCGCCGGCCGTGGCGAATACACGGTGCGCGGTCCGCGGGCCTGGGCGATGCGCTTCCTGGCCGGCATCGTGTCGCGGCTGGCGCACTACAAGCTCACCGACATCACCAGTGGCTTCCGTGCCGCCGATCGGCTCGCGATCGAGCAGTACTGCCGTCACTTCCCGGTGGAATACCTGGGCGACACCATCGACTCGCTGGTGGTGGCGATCCGCTCGGGGCTCACCGTGTGCCAGGTGCCGGTGGAGATGCGTCCGCGCCAGGCCGGCACGCCATCGCACAATCCGCTCAAGGCGGCCCTGTACCTGAGCCGGGCGGTGGTGTCGCTGTTCATCGCGATGACGCGTCGCCCGGTGAAGCACGACCCGTCGCTGCGTGCCGCACACGGCGAGGAGGCCGCACTGTGA
- a CDS encoding DUF2304 domain-containing protein, which produces MKSTIFFVILTVIMLFVVGNLLRSRRIRERYAVLWVLVGLFMLVLVAFPVLLDRLAHLVGIAVPSNLLFILVIAMLLGITLQLTLEVSRAEDRSRVLAENVAILNLEMREAGLTHLPTHGAPGDEMSDTTDDGPEGPDASR; this is translated from the coding sequence GTGAAAAGCACCATCTTCTTCGTGATCCTCACCGTGATCATGCTGTTCGTCGTGGGCAACCTGTTGCGCAGCCGCCGCATCCGCGAGCGCTATGCGGTGCTGTGGGTGCTCGTGGGGCTGTTCATGCTGGTGCTGGTGGCCTTCCCCGTGCTGCTCGACCGGTTGGCCCACCTGGTGGGCATCGCCGTGCCGTCGAACCTGCTGTTCATCCTGGTGATCGCCATGCTGCTGGGCATCACCCTGCAGTTGACCCTCGAGGTGTCGCGCGCCGAGGACCGCAGCCGCGTGCTCGCCGAGAACGTTGCCATCCTCAACCTCGAGATGCGCGAGGCCGGGCTCACCCACCTGCCGACGCATGGCGCGCCCGGCGACGAGATGAGCGACACCACCGACGATGGGCCCGAGGGTCCCGACGCGTCCCGGTAG
- a CDS encoding glycosyltransferase family 2 protein — MTVDVLFPFYGDVELMKQAVHSVLRQSHRDFRLIVIDDGYPDASIPGWFAALGDDRVSYERNATNLGANGNYRKALTRVTNELVVVMGADDVMLPNYLQWLVDRAGEHPEVQIFQPGVVVIDEHGSGVNGLVDAVKSVYRPRGSGVRVLTGEALAVSLLRGDWLYFPSVGWRAETITSIGFREGYDVVQDLALALDVAMHGGSLLVDSQLAFMYRRHSSSDSSVRALSGTRFDEERRFFENMAAEMAERGWNHAARVARLHLSSRFHAATLLPGALRHGNREGLRNLGRHLVK; from the coding sequence ATGACTGTTGATGTGCTGTTCCCCTTCTACGGCGACGTGGAGCTGATGAAGCAGGCGGTGCACAGCGTGCTGCGCCAGAGCCATCGCGACTTCCGGCTGATCGTCATCGACGACGGTTACCCCGACGCGTCGATCCCCGGCTGGTTCGCCGCGCTGGGCGACGACCGCGTGTCGTATGAGCGCAACGCCACCAACCTCGGAGCGAACGGCAACTACCGCAAGGCACTCACCCGGGTGACCAACGAGCTGGTGGTGGTGATGGGCGCCGACGACGTGATGCTGCCCAACTACCTGCAGTGGCTCGTCGACCGTGCCGGGGAGCACCCCGAGGTGCAGATCTTCCAGCCCGGCGTCGTGGTGATCGACGAGCACGGCAGTGGCGTCAATGGCCTTGTCGACGCCGTGAAGTCCGTCTACCGGCCCCGCGGCAGTGGCGTGCGCGTGCTCACCGGTGAGGCGTTGGCGGTGTCACTGCTGCGCGGCGACTGGCTGTACTTCCCGTCGGTGGGCTGGCGCGCCGAGACCATCACCTCCATCGGGTTCCGCGAGGGCTACGACGTGGTGCAGGACCTCGCCCTGGCGCTCGACGTGGCGATGCACGGCGGTTCACTGCTCGTCGACTCGCAGCTGGCCTTCATGTACCGGCGCCACTCGTCGTCGGATTCGTCGGTGCGCGCGCTGTCGGGCACCCGCTTCGATGAGGAGCGCCGCTTCTTCGAGAACATGGCCGCCGAGATGGCCGAGCGGGGTTGGAACCACGCCGCCCGGGTGGCCAGGCTGCACCTGTCATCGCGCTTCCACGCCGCCACGCTGCTGCCCGGCGCGCTGCGCCACGGCAACCGTGAGGGCCTGCGCAACCTCGGCCGTCACCTGGTGAAGTAG